The following proteins are encoded in a genomic region of Hyla sarda isolate aHylSar1 chromosome 3, aHylSar1.hap1, whole genome shotgun sequence:
- the GPR87 gene encoding G-protein coupled receptor 87 translates to MLSRGLNASGESWNITNMDVNLHLSSPEYIRDDFHNNITSHGGNSTTLSELLRIIFPVVYLIIFLGSVMLNGLAVWIFFQIRSKTSFIVYLKNIMGADLLMTASFPFKIIQTSGIAQWNFNFYICRYTSVLFYTSMYICIVFLGLISIDRYLKVVKPFGSSRMYSIKFTKMVSTSVWLLMSALALPSVILTNGEPTRDNINDCIKLKSPLGVQWHTAITYMEMFIFFTVMIVLIACYISISRHIQKSSKPFVSCSSRTRRHNQSIRVVVAVFFTCFLPYHLCMLPFLFSRIDALLDKHMYTILLYCKEGTLILAASNVCLDPIIYFFMCRSFSHRLFNRSSIRSRSESIRSLQSVKKSEVRIYCEYTEV, encoded by the exons ATGTTATCAAGAGGATTAAATGCTTCTGGTGAATCCTGGAATATAACAAATATGGATGTAAACCTGCATCTTAGCTCACCAG AATACATAAGGGATGACTTTCACAATAACATCACAAGTCATGGAGGAAACTCTACTACTCTCTCAGAACTATTAAGGATTATTTTTCCTGTGGTGTATCTAATCATTTTCCTTGGGAGTGTCATGCTCAATGGCCTTGCAGTTTGGATTTTCTTCCAGATCAGAAGCAAAACAAGTTTTATTGTGTATCTGAAGAACATTATGGGTGCTGACCTCCTGATGACAGCCTCCTTCCCATTTAAAATCATACAGACTTCTGGGATCGCACAATGGAATTTTAACTTCTACATCTGTCGATACACCAGTGTACTGTTCTATACCAGCATGTACATTTGTATTGTATTTCTTGGACTGATCAGCATTGATAGATATCTAAAAGTGGTGAAACCTTTTGGAAGTTCCAGAATGTACAGCATTAAGTTCACAAAGATGGTGTCTACGAGTGTTTGGCTACTCATGTCTGCACTTGCCTTGCCGAGTGTCATTCTGACAAATGGTGAACCAACTAGAGACAACATCAATGACTGTATAAAACTCAAGAGCCCTTTGGGGGTTCAATGGCATACAGCTATTACTTATATGGAGATGTTCATATTTTTTACTGTGATGATTGTGCTTATTGCATGTTACATTTCAATATCCCGACATATACAGAAATCTAGCAAACCCTTTGTCAGTTGTTCCAGTAGGACGAGAAGACATAACCAAAGCATACGTGTTGTAGTGGCTGTTTTCTTCACCTGTTTTTTGCCCTATCATCtgtgtatgttgcctttcttatTCAGCCGTATAGACGCACTCCTGGATAAACATATGTATACCATTCTGCTCTACTGTAAGGAGGGTACTCTAATTCTTGCTGCCAGCAATGTGTGTTTAGATCCTATCATCTATTTCTTTAtgtgcagatccttctctcacagGCTTTTTAACAGGTCCAGTATTAGGTCTAGGAGTGAAAGTATTAGATCGCTACAAAGTGTAAAGAAATCTGAAGTGCGGATATACTGTGAATATACAGAAGTATGA